The following proteins are co-located in the BD1-7 clade bacterium genome:
- the clpP gene encoding ATP-dependent Clp protease proteolytic subunit, with product MSSSSIDIQNLGLVPMVIEQTGRGERSFDIYSRLLKERVIFCIGPVDDHMANLIVAQLLFLESENPDKDIHIYINSPGGSVTAGLSIYDTMQFVKPDVSTICLGQAASMGAVLLAAGAPGKRYCLPNARMMIHQPLGGAQGQSTDIQIQAKEILLVRERLNRILADHTGQTPETIENDTDRDNFMDAHQSKEYGLIDEVLEKRPVSV from the coding sequence ATGTCATCAAGCAGCATTGATATTCAAAACCTTGGCCTCGTACCGATGGTTATCGAGCAAACCGGCCGTGGTGAACGCTCATTTGATATTTATTCCCGCCTGCTGAAAGAGCGTGTCATTTTTTGTATTGGCCCTGTGGATGATCACATGGCAAACCTGATTGTCGCTCAGCTTTTGTTCCTTGAGTCAGAAAACCCTGACAAGGACATTCATATATATATCAATTCTCCAGGTGGTTCGGTAACTGCGGGTCTTTCAATCTATGACACGATGCAGTTCGTAAAACCTGATGTAAGCACTATTTGTCTTGGGCAGGCAGCAAGTATGGGGGCGGTTCTATTGGCAGCAGGTGCACCTGGTAAGCGTTATTGCTTGCCGAATGCGCGCATGATGATCCATCAGCCGCTCGGCGGCGCTCAAGGCCAATCGACGGATATTCAAATCCAGGCCAAAGAGATTTTATTGGTACGTGAGAGGCTTAACCGTATCCTCGCTGATCATACAGGTCAGACGCCAGAGACTATTGAGAACGATACAGATCGTGACAACTTTATGGATGCGCACCAATCGAAGGAATATGGGCTCATAGATGAAGTGCTTGAAAAACGCCCTGTATCTGTTTAG
- the moaC gene encoding Cyclic pyranopterin monophosphate synthase, protein MADSERDGLTHLDQQGNAHMVDVTNKQITSRSATAAAEVSMTSETLGLILEGGHKKGDVLAVARIAGIQAAKKCSDLIPLCHPLSLTSVKVHFDHHVTECCDDGHSARLLIQATCKLDAKTGVEMEALTAASVAALTIYDMCKAVDKSMVIGNVRLLEKTGGKSGDWER, encoded by the coding sequence ATGGCAGATTCAGAGCGCGATGGATTAACCCACCTTGACCAGCAGGGTAACGCCCACATGGTCGATGTGACAAATAAACAGATCACGAGCCGATCTGCGACAGCGGCGGCAGAGGTTTCCATGACGTCGGAGACGCTTGGCTTAATTCTTGAAGGTGGGCATAAAAAAGGCGATGTGCTGGCCGTCGCGAGAATTGCGGGTATTCAAGCGGCCAAAAAGTGCAGCGATTTGATCCCTCTGTGTCATCCGTTATCGTTAACTAGCGTTAAGGTGCATTTTGATCATCATGTTACAGAATGCTGCGATGATGGCCACAGTGCCCGATTGCTAATTCAGGCGACATGTAAGTTGGATGCCAAAACCGGAGTAGAGATGGAGGCATTAACTGCTGCATCGGTCGCGGCATTGACGATTTACGATATGTGCAAAGCTGTCGATAAATCCATGGTGATCGGCAATGTCCGATTGCTCGAGAAAACCGGCGGCAAGTCAGGAGATTGGGAGCGATGA
- the fadA_4 gene encoding 3-ketoacyl-CoA thiolase, with amino-acid sequence MSVELNDVVIVDCVRTPMARSRDGVFRNVRAENLSATLVDALLSRNAALDPLEIEDVLWGCVNQTEEQGHNIARNMAVMTGLPHSVGAQTINRLCGSSMSALHSAAQAIMAGYGDVCIAGGVEHMGHVPMMKGANFNPAASKYVAKASAMMGITAEGLAMLHGINRTQQDEFAVRSHTKAFEASQAGLFKSEIVAVEGHDEIGNKVLVEDDTTIRPETSVEGLGRLKAAFDPKNGTVTAGNSSQITDGASATLVMSMQKARDLGLKPRARLRAMSVVGVDPSIMGYGPVPATQKALRRCGMEIGDVDIVELNEAFSAQSLPVLKDLGLLDLMDEKVNLHGGAIALGHPLGCSGTRLVTTLINLLEQRDKSVGLATMCIGMGQGISTVIERV; translated from the coding sequence ATGAGTGTTGAATTGAATGATGTCGTAATCGTTGATTGTGTACGTACACCCATGGCACGTTCTCGCGATGGAGTATTCCGGAATGTGCGCGCAGAAAATCTCTCGGCGACTCTTGTTGATGCGCTGTTAAGCCGAAACGCGGCACTCGATCCATTGGAAATTGAAGATGTACTTTGGGGGTGTGTGAACCAAACCGAAGAGCAGGGGCATAACATTGCGCGTAATATGGCGGTGATGACCGGTTTGCCTCACAGTGTTGGGGCGCAAACGATAAATCGTCTTTGTGGGTCTTCTATGTCGGCATTGCATTCTGCTGCGCAGGCCATTATGGCGGGCTACGGTGATGTCTGTATTGCTGGTGGTGTTGAGCATATGGGGCATGTTCCTATGATGAAAGGTGCGAATTTTAATCCGGCGGCTTCAAAGTACGTTGCGAAGGCGTCGGCGATGATGGGGATTACTGCAGAAGGTTTGGCAATGCTTCATGGTATTAATCGAACCCAGCAAGATGAATTTGCTGTGCGCTCTCATACGAAGGCATTCGAGGCATCTCAGGCCGGTTTATTCAAAAGTGAAATCGTGGCCGTTGAGGGGCATGATGAAATCGGTAATAAAGTGCTGGTTGAAGACGATACAACCATTCGCCCAGAAACAAGCGTGGAGGGGTTGGGTCGTTTAAAGGCGGCTTTTGATCCGAAAAATGGAACCGTAACAGCCGGAAACTCCTCGCAGATTACTGATGGGGCGTCAGCAACACTGGTGATGTCGATGCAGAAAGCCAGGGATCTTGGTTTGAAGCCCCGAGCGAGGTTGAGGGCGATGTCAGTTGTGGGTGTTGACCCTTCGATTATGGGTTATGGCCCGGTGCCAGCGACTCAGAAGGCCCTTAGGCGTTGCGGTATGGAAATCGGCGATGTTGATATTGTTGAATTAAACGAAGCATTCTCCGCGCAATCGCTGCCAGTATTGAAAGATCTTGGCTTGCTGGATCTAATGGATGAGAAGGTTAACTTGCATGGCGGTGCGATAGCGCTAGGGCACCCTCTGGGGTGCAGCGGTACGCGTTTGGTGACTACATTGATTAATCTGTTGGAGCAGCGTGATAAGAGCGTTGGTTTGGCTACTATGTGTATCGGAATGGGCCAGGGCATCAGCACTGTGATTGAGCGGGTTTAA
- the gloB_3 gene encoding Hydroxyacylglutathione hydrolase, with protein MQVEMIETQEPNAGELVEVAGGIFWLRMPLPMALNHINLYMIDEGDSWTVIDTGINLPDTKDAWEQIFATYCQDKPIGRVLVTHLHPDHVGLAGWLCDRWRCPLLMSQAEYFAIRGYTGTNRMHWQAESFYRRAGLGDDFIDFMQDRVGMKGIVSTVPGAYRRLKEGDSLTMGGRQWQIITGAGHSLEHVCLYNSDENLLIAGDQVLPRISPNVSVLATEPEASPLHNWYASLRALLVLPEDTFVLPAHNKPFYGLHKRCHELIDHHERQLVVLLSECVMPKKAIELMKPLFGREIGFSEMGLALGEAMAHLHMLMDREQLERIEREGIDYYRSLECVESDPSARTHDDWVMV; from the coding sequence ATGCAAGTTGAGATGATTGAAACGCAGGAGCCCAATGCGGGCGAGCTTGTAGAGGTTGCTGGCGGTATTTTTTGGCTGCGAATGCCACTCCCTATGGCATTGAATCATATTAATCTCTACATGATTGATGAGGGTGATAGCTGGACGGTTATCGATACTGGAATCAATCTGCCGGATACCAAGGATGCTTGGGAGCAGATCTTTGCAACGTATTGCCAAGATAAGCCTATCGGTCGAGTGTTGGTTACACACTTGCACCCAGATCATGTCGGGCTGGCGGGGTGGCTGTGTGATCGTTGGCGGTGTCCGTTGCTGATGTCGCAGGCTGAGTATTTTGCCATTCGTGGTTATACCGGCACTAATCGCATGCATTGGCAGGCGGAGTCTTTCTACCGCCGTGCCGGTTTGGGTGATGACTTTATTGACTTCATGCAAGATCGAGTGGGCATGAAGGGCATCGTCTCAACCGTTCCGGGTGCTTATCGCCGATTAAAAGAAGGTGACTCACTGACGATGGGGGGGCGCCAATGGCAAATTATCACTGGGGCAGGGCATTCTCTAGAGCATGTATGTCTTTATAATTCGGATGAAAACCTACTCATAGCAGGCGACCAGGTTCTGCCGCGTATCTCGCCCAATGTTAGTGTGTTGGCGACAGAGCCTGAGGCATCACCGCTACATAATTGGTATGCGTCTTTACGCGCGTTGCTGGTATTGCCTGAAGATACGTTTGTTTTGCCAGCGCACAATAAACCGTTTTATGGGTTGCATAAGCGATGCCATGAGTTGATTGATCATCATGAGCGTCAGTTGGTCGTGCTGCTGTCTGAATGTGTGATGCCGAAAAAAGCGATTGAGCTGATGAAGCCTTTGTTTGGTAGAGAAATCGGTTTCTCTGAAATGGGCTTGGCGTTGGGCGAAGCGATGGCGCATTTACATATGCTGATGGATCGCGAGCAGCTAGAAAGAATTGAGCGGGAGGGTATTGATTACTATCGTAGCCTCGAGTGCGTTGAATCAGATCCCTCGGCTCGTACTCATGACGATTGGGTGATGGTTTAG
- the gcvT gene encoding Aminomethyltransferase: MIVDVGPVLNESVIVSTELKTTPLNQWHIDNGAKMVPFAGYNMPVQYPMGVLKEHLHTREAAGLFDVSHMGQVQVTGDNVAEVLESIFPANLADLDVGKQCYSLLLKDDGGVVDDLMICRREIDFILVVNADRKSVDIPYLKKLIGDRAQVTYLDDRALLALQGPKAASVLRDLGADISDMVFMDGKWVDIDHIECWVTRSGYTGEDGFELSVANDKAVELAKRLVAHSDVEPIGLGARDSLRLEAGLCLYGHELNEQLNPVDASLNWAIAKDRRAGGAREGGFVGADIVLEQMAHGSAIKRVGLLGQGRAPVREGANLFTEDGAQIGHVTSGGFGPSLQKPVAMGYIDSQCAGLSVLYAEVRGKKLPVEVVRTPFVPSRYYRG; encoded by the coding sequence GTGATTGTTGATGTCGGCCCTGTATTAAATGAGTCCGTTATTGTGAGTACAGAACTTAAAACTACCCCTTTAAATCAGTGGCATATCGACAACGGTGCCAAAATGGTGCCGTTTGCGGGTTATAACATGCCGGTGCAATATCCCATGGGCGTGCTGAAAGAGCACCTGCATACCCGCGAGGCGGCCGGTCTGTTTGATGTCTCCCATATGGGGCAGGTACAGGTTACGGGTGATAACGTTGCTGAGGTACTTGAGTCGATATTTCCGGCAAACTTAGCTGATCTTGATGTCGGTAAGCAGTGTTATAGCTTGCTTCTGAAAGATGATGGCGGAGTTGTTGATGATCTGATGATTTGTCGCAGAGAGATCGATTTTATTCTCGTTGTTAATGCAGATCGCAAATCCGTAGATATTCCCTACTTGAAGAAGCTCATTGGTGATCGTGCCCAGGTAACCTATCTGGATGACCGAGCGCTATTGGCACTGCAAGGGCCGAAGGCTGCAAGTGTTTTGCGTGACTTGGGTGCTGATATTTCTGACATGGTATTCATGGACGGTAAATGGGTCGATATTGATCACATCGAATGCTGGGTGACACGCTCTGGATACACAGGTGAAGATGGTTTTGAATTGTCGGTAGCCAATGATAAGGCTGTTGAATTGGCAAAAAGATTGGTCGCTCATAGTGATGTAGAGCCGATTGGCTTGGGTGCGCGTGATTCGCTACGTTTGGAAGCGGGCTTATGCCTGTACGGTCATGAGCTCAATGAGCAGCTCAATCCTGTCGATGCATCGCTTAATTGGGCGATCGCCAAAGACCGCCGCGCTGGTGGTGCACGTGAAGGCGGGTTTGTTGGTGCAGATATCGTGTTGGAGCAGATGGCGCACGGATCAGCGATAAAACGCGTTGGTTTGCTCGGTCAGGGGCGTGCGCCTGTGCGTGAAGGTGCCAATCTCTTTACTGAAGACGGTGCGCAAATCGGGCATGTGACAAGTGGCGGTTTTGGCCCCTCTCTACAAAAGCCTGTGGCTATGGGGTATATCGATAGTCAGTGCGCCGGATTATCAGTTTTGTATGCTGAAGTACGTGGTAAAAAGCTGCCCGTTGAGGTCGTTCGCACGCCGTTTGTACCGTCGCGATACTACCGTGGTTAA
- the tig gene encoding Trigger factor yields the protein MQVSVETTSGLERRLTITIPADKIQTEVDQRIKELAPKVQLDGFRKGKVPSKVVRQRYGEGVRQEVLGEMMSSSFQEAVTQEELRPAGQPEVDAKEAAKDKDFVFTATFEVYPEIKLNNLDGVEILRPVTEINDQDVDQMIETLRTQQASWEDADRAAAEGDQVNIDYDGFKGEEAFEGGKGEGQDLELGSKSMIPGFEDGIVGLKAGDEKELNLTFPEDYHAEELKGQDVVFKVKVNSVKERKLPEIDEEFISKFGIEGSDLETLKVEVKKNMARELKAALKNRVKQQVMDAVLEQNTIEVPGALINQEVNTMRQQMLQQFGGSLDPEKLDLNSLLPAEMFSEQATRRVSLGLLLSQVVEDKEVKADADDVRAAVDELASAYEKAEEVVDYYYSNQQQLAQVEAMVMEDSVVDLLVADANVVDEPLSYEDLMAKVAAAQQQS from the coding sequence ATGCAGGTTTCTGTTGAAACAACATCAGGATTAGAGCGTCGTCTGACGATCACTATTCCAGCAGATAAAATACAAACCGAAGTTGATCAGCGCATTAAGGAACTAGCTCCAAAAGTACAATTGGACGGTTTCCGTAAAGGCAAAGTGCCTTCTAAAGTTGTTCGTCAGCGTTACGGTGAAGGTGTACGTCAGGAAGTTTTGGGCGAAATGATGTCTTCTTCTTTCCAAGAGGCAGTCACCCAAGAAGAGTTGCGTCCTGCCGGTCAGCCAGAAGTGGATGCCAAGGAAGCGGCAAAGGATAAAGACTTTGTATTTACAGCGACCTTTGAAGTTTACCCAGAGATCAAGCTGAATAATCTTGATGGCGTTGAAATTCTTCGCCCAGTAACTGAAATTAATGATCAAGATGTTGATCAGATGATTGAAACACTGCGTACTCAGCAGGCGTCTTGGGAAGATGCAGATCGTGCTGCAGCCGAGGGTGATCAGGTAAATATTGATTACGACGGTTTCAAAGGCGAAGAAGCTTTTGAAGGTGGTAAAGGTGAAGGGCAGGATTTGGAATTGGGCTCAAAGAGCATGATTCCGGGCTTCGAAGATGGCATTGTTGGGCTAAAAGCTGGCGATGAGAAAGAACTGAATCTAACGTTCCCTGAAGATTATCATGCTGAAGAGCTGAAAGGTCAGGACGTAGTATTCAAGGTCAAAGTCAATTCAGTAAAAGAGCGCAAGCTGCCAGAAATCGACGAAGAATTTATTAGCAAATTCGGCATCGAAGGATCTGATCTTGAGACGCTGAAAGTAGAAGTTAAAAAGAACATGGCACGTGAGCTTAAAGCTGCGTTGAAAAACCGTGTTAAGCAGCAGGTGATGGACGCTGTTCTAGAGCAGAACACGATTGAAGTTCCCGGCGCTTTGATTAATCAGGAAGTGAACACCATGCGTCAGCAGATGCTGCAGCAGTTTGGTGGTAGTCTCGATCCTGAAAAGCTTGATCTAAACAGTCTTCTTCCTGCGGAAATGTTCAGCGAACAAGCGACTCGTCGTGTGTCGCTGGGTTTGTTACTTTCTCAGGTCGTTGAAGACAAAGAAGTTAAAGCCGATGCAGATGATGTTCGTGCTGCAGTGGACGAGTTGGCTTCTGCTTATGAAAAGGCAGAAGAGGTTGTTGATTACTATTACAGCAACCAGCAACAATTGGCACAAGTTGAAGCAATGGTAATGGAAGACAGCGTTGTCGATCTGTTAGTTGCTGATGCTAATGTTGTTGACGAGCCATTAAGCTACGAAGACCTTATGGCTAAGGTTGCAGCTGCTCAACAGCAGTCGTAA
- the fadB_1 gene encoding Fatty acid oxidation complex subunit alpha, translating to MIFQGETISVSVDDAGIATMLFDNKHEPVNKFDLATLDELKASVTAMNEHGKIQGLLIESRKDSFVVGADIKQFHSLFDHSEEEIAANVVSFNEVFAGLEDVPFPTVSLVDGIALGGGLELALSTDFRVLSTRAKVGLPEVKLGINPGFGGTIRLPRLIGVDNAVEWIATGKEYRPDAALAVGLADAVVASDQLVASGLSLIAQANAGKLSIARIREVKTNPVMLNDMERIMAFTTAKGLVASQAGPNMPAPLTSVKSIEKSCSLHREAAIKVEAKYFSRLAKTEVSGNLIGLFLNEQDLSKRNKTAAQGTASIDKVAVVGAGIMGGGIAYQAGFKGKQVVMKDVAQAGLDQGMEEATKLLSKRVDRGRMSAAEMAHIISRIHPVLHYEDFSDADAIVEAVVERLDIKQSVLSEVEKNVPTDTVIASNTSTLSISKMAEGIARPENFCGMHFFNPVHRMPLVEVIRGAKTSEATVGKVVKLALDMGKTPIVVNDCPGFYVNRVLFPYLNGFNLLVRDGADFLAVDKVMEKWGWPMGPAYLIDVVGIDTGCHAAQVMAEGFPGRMQFDEVSAMQLMLEANRLGQKNGAGFYSYQPDKKGKPRKAADDTVSSVIAPAVTGQGKFTDEEVIERLMIPMCFEVARCIEDGIVSNAVDADMGLLMGIGFPLFRGGPIRYIESVGIANMIEQSKKYHDLGAMYHAPELLKKYAANGKSLFAFGGAA from the coding sequence ATGATATTTCAAGGTGAAACCATATCTGTGTCCGTCGACGACGCCGGCATAGCGACCATGCTTTTTGACAATAAACATGAGCCGGTCAATAAGTTTGATTTGGCAACGCTGGACGAATTAAAAGCCAGTGTCACAGCGATGAATGAACACGGAAAAATCCAAGGCTTGCTAATTGAGAGTAGGAAGGATTCGTTTGTTGTTGGTGCGGATATCAAGCAATTCCATAGTCTCTTCGATCATTCTGAAGAAGAGATCGCAGCAAACGTTGTGAGCTTTAATGAAGTTTTTGCCGGGCTTGAAGATGTGCCATTTCCAACGGTATCTCTTGTGGACGGTATTGCGTTGGGTGGCGGGCTTGAATTGGCGCTATCGACGGATTTCAGGGTTTTGTCGACGCGTGCGAAAGTCGGGCTACCCGAGGTGAAGTTGGGTATTAATCCAGGTTTTGGTGGCACTATTCGTTTGCCGCGTTTGATTGGTGTCGATAACGCCGTTGAATGGATTGCAACTGGCAAAGAATATCGGCCTGATGCTGCGCTTGCAGTAGGTTTGGCGGATGCGGTTGTTGCGTCCGATCAGCTTGTTGCATCGGGTTTGTCGTTAATTGCACAAGCTAATGCAGGTAAGCTCAGTATCGCGCGCATCCGTGAGGTTAAAACTAACCCGGTTATGCTGAATGACATGGAGCGTATCATGGCGTTCACAACCGCGAAGGGATTGGTGGCGTCGCAAGCAGGACCGAATATGCCAGCGCCGTTAACCTCCGTTAAATCGATTGAGAAGAGTTGTTCGCTACATCGAGAAGCAGCGATTAAAGTTGAGGCCAAGTATTTTAGTCGTCTCGCAAAAACAGAAGTTAGTGGCAACTTGATTGGCTTGTTTCTTAATGAACAGGATCTATCGAAGCGCAACAAGACAGCAGCGCAGGGTACCGCATCTATTGATAAGGTGGCGGTTGTCGGTGCGGGTATCATGGGGGGCGGTATTGCCTACCAGGCTGGTTTTAAAGGTAAGCAAGTGGTCATGAAAGATGTTGCTCAGGCAGGTCTCGATCAAGGAATGGAGGAGGCTACTAAATTGCTATCTAAGCGTGTAGATCGCGGGCGGATGTCTGCAGCTGAAATGGCACATATCATTAGTAGGATTCACCCGGTTCTGCATTATGAGGATTTTTCCGATGCCGACGCCATCGTTGAGGCGGTTGTTGAGCGCCTTGATATAAAGCAATCTGTATTGTCTGAGGTTGAAAAGAACGTACCAACTGACACTGTGATCGCGTCCAACACGTCTACATTGTCGATCAGTAAAATGGCCGAGGGCATAGCGCGCCCAGAAAATTTTTGTGGGATGCACTTTTTTAATCCGGTTCATCGAATGCCATTAGTTGAGGTTATTCGTGGCGCGAAAACCAGTGAGGCGACCGTTGGGAAAGTTGTTAAGTTAGCTCTCGATATGGGTAAAACGCCGATCGTGGTTAATGATTGCCCAGGGTTTTATGTTAACCGAGTGCTATTTCCGTATTTGAATGGGTTTAATCTGCTCGTTCGTGATGGAGCGGATTTTCTTGCCGTCGATAAGGTTATGGAAAAGTGGGGGTGGCCCATGGGACCGGCATACCTAATTGACGTTGTAGGTATCGATACAGGCTGTCACGCAGCACAGGTTATGGCGGAGGGCTTTCCGGGTCGCATGCAATTCGACGAAGTGTCGGCAATGCAGCTGATGCTTGAGGCAAATCGCCTTGGGCAGAAAAACGGTGCTGGATTCTATAGCTACCAGCCAGATAAAAAGGGCAAGCCGCGCAAGGCTGCGGACGATACAGTTTCATCCGTGATTGCTCCAGCGGTAACGGGGCAGGGTAAGTTTACCGATGAGGAGGTTATAGAGCGTCTGATGATTCCGATGTGTTTTGAGGTCGCCCGTTGTATCGAAGACGGCATCGTCAGTAATGCCGTCGATGCCGATATGGGGCTGCTGATGGGAATTGGGTTTCCACTCTTTAGAGGAGGCCCAATTCGCTATATCGAGTCAGTCGGTATTGCGAACATGATTGAGCAATCGAAAAAGTATCATGATCTGGGGGCGATGTATCACGCACCTGAGTTACTAAAAAAATACGCTGCAAACGGAAAAAGCCTGTTCGCCTTTGGAGGTGCTGCATAA
- the moaD gene encoding Molybdopterin synthase sulfur carrier subunit → MIRVLFFAKLRENLGVESLDLGFDSDIQSIHDIIARIRDQRGNDFADNITADGIVTALNHQIVKGNPPVNDGDEVAFFPPVSGG, encoded by the coding sequence ATGATTCGAGTCTTATTTTTTGCCAAGCTTCGTGAGAATTTGGGTGTTGAAAGCCTAGATCTTGGCTTTGATTCCGACATTCAATCAATTCATGATATTATCGCGCGCATTCGTGATCAGCGTGGCAATGATTTTGCCGATAACATCACTGCTGACGGCATAGTAACTGCACTGAATCATCAAATTGTGAAGGGAAATCCACCCGTGAATGATGGTGATGAAGTTGCGTTTTTTCCGCCAGTGAGTGGAGGTTAG
- a CDS encoding Protein O-GlcNAcase, whose product MHAGVIEGFYGRSWTHEERLEQIRFLAEHGFDSYWYAPKACRKLRADWAQLFDQDELTRLQELSRACRNAGIAFGVGFSPLGLHDQWPLNKTAETHLLAKLAQLHSIGIDEVGLLFDDMRGDKPNLASLQLAMVEYLRCSIDVKRWVFCPTYYSFDPILSEVFGCKPPGYLREIGQGLHSSVDVFWTGEKVISESYSRAHLEQMAEIFQRKPVLWDNSRVNDGRKTSPFIPLKSMCELASIMPYVNGLMINPMNPPALARLVLETFKLDGAAEERLKVVLNNQGRALSDALQCYLRQMTEVGLERLDDDERQAMRSCFANINHPAAREVLDWLGGCYRFDSACLT is encoded by the coding sequence ATGCATGCTGGTGTGATAGAGGGCTTCTATGGCAGAAGCTGGACGCACGAAGAACGCCTTGAGCAGATTCGATTTCTGGCCGAGCATGGGTTCGATAGTTACTGGTATGCCCCAAAGGCATGTCGAAAGCTACGAGCCGACTGGGCACAGCTATTTGATCAAGATGAGTTAACTAGACTTCAAGAGCTTTCGCGCGCATGTCGCAACGCAGGAATCGCTTTTGGAGTGGGTTTCAGTCCTCTGGGATTGCACGATCAATGGCCGTTAAACAAAACGGCAGAAACGCATCTTTTGGCAAAGCTCGCGCAGCTCCATTCCATCGGTATCGATGAGGTGGGGTTGTTGTTTGATGATATGCGTGGTGATAAACCCAACTTGGCATCGCTGCAACTTGCGATGGTCGAATACCTGCGGTGTTCGATAGATGTAAAACGATGGGTGTTCTGCCCTACGTATTATTCGTTTGATCCTATTTTGTCGGAGGTGTTTGGGTGTAAGCCGCCTGGTTATCTGCGAGAGATTGGACAGGGGCTTCACTCAAGTGTTGATGTGTTTTGGACGGGTGAGAAGGTTATTTCTGAATCTTATTCCCGCGCTCACCTTGAGCAGATGGCTGAAATATTTCAACGTAAGCCTGTTCTTTGGGATAACTCCCGTGTCAATGATGGTCGCAAGACCAGTCCTTTTATTCCGTTAAAATCAATGTGTGAATTGGCGTCAATTATGCCGTATGTCAATGGCTTGATGATCAACCCGATGAATCCCCCGGCACTTGCCAGACTAGTGCTTGAAACGTTCAAATTGGATGGAGCGGCTGAAGAGCGTCTGAAAGTGGTGCTGAACAATCAAGGGCGCGCTTTGTCCGATGCATTGCAGTGCTATCTGCGACAGATGACAGAGGTTGGTTTAGAGCGGCTGGATGATGATGAGCGGCAGGCAATGCGAAGCTGCTTCGCCAATATTAATCATCCTGCTGCGCGTGAAGTGCTCGATTGGTTGGGTGGTTGTTATCGATTTGATTCAGCCTGTCTCACTTGA
- the ycfH gene encoding putative metal-dependent hydrolase YcfH yields MLVDSHCHLDRLKLDKLEEPTLDCVVREAQEAGVNHMLCVGIDMGNAAAVKSIADTYDNVYASVGVHPMDVSERISAEQLIDCADHKKVVAIGETGLDYFYTKDTAEVQHESLVMHLEVARSLELPVIIHTRDAKEDTLAILDQHVCRRSVGVLHCFTEDLDMAMRAIDLGFYISFSGIVTFKNAAQLQEVAREIPLDRMLVETDSPYLTPVPFRGKPNFPKHTADVARFISEMRGISFDALAEQTTDNFFALFPKAGALT; encoded by the coding sequence ATGTTAGTAGATTCCCATTGCCATCTTGACCGTCTAAAACTTGATAAGCTCGAAGAGCCGACGCTCGATTGTGTTGTGCGTGAGGCGCAAGAGGCGGGTGTAAATCATATGCTGTGTGTCGGTATTGATATGGGCAATGCGGCAGCCGTGAAATCGATCGCGGATACATACGACAACGTTTACGCGTCTGTTGGAGTTCATCCAATGGATGTCTCTGAGCGCATCTCTGCTGAGCAGTTAATTGATTGTGCGGATCACAAAAAGGTCGTCGCGATTGGTGAAACAGGCCTCGATTACTTTTACACGAAAGATACTGCTGAAGTTCAGCATGAAAGCCTCGTAATGCACTTAGAGGTTGCGCGCTCGCTGGAGCTACCAGTGATTATACATACGCGTGATGCAAAAGAAGATACCCTCGCGATTTTGGATCAGCATGTATGCAGGCGCTCGGTTGGCGTTCTTCATTGTTTTACTGAAGATCTGGATATGGCGATGCGAGCCATCGATCTGGGTTTCTATATTTCGTTTTCTGGCATTGTAACGTTTAAAAATGCGGCGCAGCTGCAAGAAGTTGCACGGGAAATCCCGCTTGATCGTATGCTGGTTGAAACGGATTCACCGTATTTAACTCCCGTGCCGTTTCGCGGCAAGCCTAACTTCCCGAAGCACACTGCTGACGTCGCACGCTTTATCAGTGAAATGCGTGGTATTTCGTTTGATGCGCTAGCGGAACAAACGACAGATAACTTCTTTGCGTTGTTTCCCAAGGCTGGTGCGCTCACCTGA